Proteins encoded within one genomic window of bacterium:
- a CDS encoding PQQ-like beta-propeller repeat protein: protein MNRNARFLVFSGAAFLISVALACIPKERDKALEVVWDVACDNIGYPQALAADDGNVYVLGTKMIRAYDSDGNPLWSKPLNDSISGRGLALDKDYLYVVGNKENPDSIWMARLDVSSGDSLWVASFGDPSGWIEANDICVRGLYVYAAGKVGGTIATDFLILERDKTLGVCSYQWRINESDDGSEELLVSITSDNTSIYATGHVLFYYGWTLKIPIEPHEPGWPVQWGVKYDSPYIDNMSDIAADESGNSYVVGETNTASSREAVIVKYNSAGMQQWYKSLEYDSASASFFAVKLDDSGYVYAAGLGYDKEDSVTNMLVCKFNTSGEMLWQYRYEKSYESYAVDLAIVGEDVYVLMGTGSGSSVVKFKNFYTQDSD, encoded by the coding sequence ATGAATCGTAATGCAAGGTTTTTGGTGTTCTCTGGAGCCGCTTTCCTCATATCGGTTGCTTTAGCGTGCATACCCAAGGAAAGGGATAAAGCCCTTGAGGTCGTCTGGGATGTCGCTTGCGACAATATCGGTTATCCGCAGGCGCTTGCGGCCGATGACGGCAATGTGTACGTCCTGGGCACGAAGATGATTCGAGCCTACGATAGCGACGGCAATCCATTGTGGAGTAAGCCTCTCAACGACTCGATTTCGGGCCGTGGACTTGCGCTGGATAAAGATTATCTTTACGTGGTCGGCAACAAAGAAAATCCCGACAGCATCTGGATGGCAAGGCTCGACGTCTCCTCAGGCGATTCCTTGTGGGTGGCGAGTTTCGGCGATCCCTCGGGCTGGATTGAGGCAAATGATATTTGCGTACGCGGCCTTTACGTCTACGCCGCGGGCAAAGTAGGGGGGACGATAGCCACCGATTTCCTCATCCTCGAAAGAGACAAAACCCTTGGTGTCTGCAGCTATCAGTGGAGGATAAACGAGAGTGATGACGGTTCAGAGGAGCTGCTTGTTTCTATAACATCCGATAATACAAGCATATACGCTACAGGTCATGTGTTGTTTTACTACGGATGGACTTTGAAGATTCCCATCGAGCCTCACGAACCCGGCTGGCCGGTCCAGTGGGGGGTGAAGTATGACAGCCCTTATATAGATAACATGAGCGATATCGCGGCTGATGAATCAGGCAACTCCTATGTGGTAGGTGAGACGAATACAGCCAGTTCTCGCGAAGCCGTCATCGTGAAATACAACTCTGCCGGAATGCAACAGTGGTATAAATCGCTCGAGTACGATTCCGCAAGCGCTAGTTTTTTTGCGGTCAAGCTCGACGATTCGGGGTACGTGTACGCTGCAGGTTTAGGCTACGACAAAGAAGACAGCGTGACTAACATGCTTGTATGCAAGTTCAACACATCCGGAGAGATGCTCTGGCAATACCGTTACGAGAAGAGTTATGAAAGCTATGCGGTCGATCTCGCGATAGTGGGCGAGGATGTCTACGTTCTCATGGGCACCGGATCGGGCTCAAGCGTCGTGAAATTCAAGAACTTCTATACCCAGGACTCTGATTAG
- a CDS encoding TldD/PmbA family protein, whose translation MRLKFFIISLLVSTMLLGAVPSALLKTMRKELDRSMSDLSLEGEKKPYFISYLLVDRCKYSASAKFGALMDSSDTHSRFLNVQVRVGDYRFDNMPSADQIYDYAPEDNKANEEYKKVPIPLAEDSALLSRALWLMTDIRYKQALRQYAKKEGRRATEVEEECSDDFDRQNPVSYIGEEVRLTVDRSKWEQKIRQYSSIFADYPEIQESKVSFSVEARNNYFCSTEGSEIQEGKLYCWLRIIASTQADDGMWVQSYRNYFGWSVEGLPSDDSVRKEIAMLVNEVLALKNAPVMEAYVGPALIESRAAGVFIHETYGHRLESHRIESRESGETFKDKVGSRILPAFLSLYDDPTIKDYKGKPLNGFYLYDDEGVASRRVTLISNGVLENFLCSRKPIKAFPYSNGHGRAQMEYIGWGGIPVPRQGNLILENSRPVPFEQLKKQLLAECRKQRKPYGLIFVRSEGGATNTSRGFMELFQSNPLLVYRVDVKTGKEELVRGIKFGGTPLAALNKIMAAGDDPEVFNGFCGAESGSVPVGLVSPSILLSEIEIAKDAASNRKPPILPSPLYPSLPQDDGKDRSEPDL comes from the coding sequence GTGAGACTTAAGTTCTTTATTATTTCGTTACTTGTATCAACGATGCTCCTCGGAGCCGTTCCTAGTGCTCTTCTTAAAACGATGAGAAAGGAGCTGGACAGGTCGATGAGCGATCTCAGTCTAGAGGGGGAAAAGAAGCCATATTTTATAAGCTACTTGCTTGTAGACAGATGCAAATATTCAGCTAGCGCCAAGTTTGGCGCACTCATGGATTCTTCTGATACCCATTCGAGGTTCCTCAACGTCCAGGTTCGAGTAGGGGATTACAGGTTCGATAATATGCCTTCCGCCGATCAGATTTACGATTACGCTCCTGAAGACAATAAAGCAAATGAAGAGTATAAAAAGGTTCCAATTCCGCTTGCGGAAGATTCCGCGCTTCTTTCCCGCGCTCTATGGCTGATGACCGATATCCGATACAAGCAGGCGCTTAGGCAGTACGCAAAAAAAGAAGGTCGGCGCGCGACAGAGGTCGAGGAAGAGTGTTCGGATGATTTCGATCGCCAGAATCCTGTATCCTACATAGGCGAAGAGGTTCGCTTAACGGTCGACCGGTCGAAGTGGGAGCAAAAAATCAGGCAGTATTCCTCTATTTTCGCCGATTATCCCGAGATTCAAGAATCTAAAGTTTCCTTCTCGGTAGAAGCCAGGAATAACTATTTTTGTTCAACTGAAGGCTCGGAGATACAAGAAGGAAAACTCTATTGCTGGTTGAGAATCATCGCCTCAACCCAAGCCGATGACGGTATGTGGGTACAGAGTTACCGCAATTATTTCGGCTGGTCTGTCGAGGGGCTGCCTTCAGATGACAGCGTACGCAAAGAGATTGCAATGCTCGTAAACGAGGTGCTTGCCCTTAAAAACGCGCCCGTGATGGAGGCTTACGTGGGGCCTGCGCTTATTGAAAGCAGGGCGGCAGGCGTTTTTATCCACGAGACATACGGGCACAGGCTTGAATCGCATAGGATAGAATCAAGGGAATCGGGCGAGACCTTCAAGGACAAGGTAGGCAGCAGAATCCTTCCAGCTTTCCTTTCCCTTTACGACGATCCCACTATAAAGGACTATAAAGGTAAGCCCTTGAACGGCTTTTATCTATACGACGACGAAGGCGTCGCTTCAAGACGCGTTACCCTTATCTCAAACGGCGTTCTTGAGAACTTTCTGTGCTCTCGCAAGCCCATTAAAGCATTTCCATACTCAAACGGTCACGGCCGAGCGCAGATGGAATACATAGGATGGGGCGGCATCCCTGTTCCAAGACAAGGCAATCTCATTCTTGAGAATTCACGGCCTGTGCCGTTTGAACAGCTGAAAAAACAGCTTCTTGCCGAATGCCGCAAGCAGCGCAAACCGTACGGCTTGATCTTTGTACGTTCAGAGGGCGGAGCGACCAATACAAGCCGCGGTTTTATGGAACTTTTTCAATCCAACCCGCTTCTGGTTTACAGGGTGGATGTCAAGACCGGCAAGGAGGAACTCGTTCGCGGAATCAAGTTCGGCGGAACTCCGCTTGCTGCGTTGAACAAGATAATGGCTGCAGGCGATGATCCCGAGGTCTTCAACGGCTTCTGCGGGGCGGAGTCGGGCTCTGTTCCCGTAGGACTGGTGTCGCCAAGCATTCTCCTCTCGGAGATTGAAATAGCCAAGGATGCGGCAAGCAACCGCAAACCGCCAATACTGCCTTCGCCTCTATATCCTTCCTTGCCGCAGGATGATGGAAAAGATAGAAGCGAACCTGATTTATAA
- a CDS encoding radical SAM protein: MRFIKQNVPQVEILEYPRWNQYVEKLREGWDVVGFSFYQNEIAEIGKMADEARKQGIKELWAGNYGALDYGVPSLVDRVFIGPAEDAVAQVFGYRVKPEDIQHPVMMVHFSLIPGFRTLTFGLLYTAHGCPYKCAFCQTPAFERNRFTINLESIERVLRYYKKQGVTYLFPMDEIFGIYPKFTDELTRLFAKYRFRWWAQSRASLFVHNLDEWHNRGLRIPSVGVETLTQTSLNDINKRQSIEEIYEFCRRSKEKRGMYRISYSMIGHENMNAEETLKDAYLLKQAGFDAHAVSVITPFPQTPLWDKLSSGHGIFDYTYSHYKLKHLVWHHPHISPAEMRYLLNIVIAKLNSPIEFIHKGISRLLWGGFRQDGPKIFWRNLIKGPVVANLIDDRKQVFFQPNET, encoded by the coding sequence TTGCGTTTCATTAAGCAAAACGTACCGCAGGTAGAGATACTCGAATACCCGCGCTGGAACCAATACGTAGAAAAGCTCCGCGAAGGTTGGGACGTAGTAGGATTCAGCTTTTACCAGAACGAGATAGCGGAGATAGGCAAAATGGCCGACGAGGCCCGAAAACAGGGTATAAAGGAGTTGTGGGCGGGCAACTACGGCGCGCTCGACTACGGAGTCCCCTCCCTCGTTGACAGGGTTTTCATCGGCCCGGCCGAGGACGCCGTGGCGCAGGTTTTCGGCTATCGCGTGAAGCCTGAAGATATCCAGCACCCGGTTATGATGGTTCACTTTTCGCTTATTCCCGGGTTCCGCACCCTTACGTTCGGCCTCTTATACACCGCTCACGGCTGCCCTTACAAGTGCGCGTTCTGCCAGACGCCCGCGTTCGAACGCAACCGCTTTACCATCAACCTCGAAAGTATCGAACGTGTTCTGCGCTACTACAAGAAACAGGGCGTCACCTACCTTTTCCCGATGGATGAAATCTTCGGCATCTACCCGAAGTTTACGGACGAGCTTACCAGGCTTTTTGCCAAATACAGGTTCCGCTGGTGGGCTCAGTCGCGGGCTTCTCTTTTCGTGCACAATCTTGACGAATGGCACAATCGCGGACTCCGCATCCCCTCCGTAGGTGTCGAGACTCTTACGCAGACGTCCCTAAACGATATAAACAAACGTCAGAGCATTGAGGAGATTTACGAGTTCTGCCGTCGCTCTAAAGAAAAGAGGGGCATGTACCGGATTAGCTATTCGATGATCGGTCACGAAAATATGAACGCCGAGGAGACGCTAAAAGACGCATACCTCTTAAAACAAGCTGGCTTTGACGCACACGCAGTTTCGGTCATTACCCCTTTCCCGCAAACGCCTTTGTGGGACAAACTGAGTTCCGGTCACGGCATCTTTGATTACACCTACAGCCATTACAAGCTCAAGCACCTGGTGTGGCATCACCCCCACATTTCCCCTGCCGAAATGCGATACCTTTTGAATATAGTAATAGCAAAGCTTAACAGCCCTATAGAATTCATCCACAAGGGAATATCAAGACTCCTGTGGGGCGGTTTCCGGCAGGACGGACCAAAGATATTCTGGCGGAACTTAATCAAAGGACCAGTTGTCGCCAATCTCATCGACGACCGCAAACAAGTATTCTTTCAGCCTAACGAAACCTGA